The Erythrobacter sp. Alg231-14 genome has a segment encoding these proteins:
- the lgt gene encoding prolipoprotein diacylglyceryl transferase, translating into MLSLLAASGNLADPIYWSDLGLSPYLFEIGSFQLRYYSLAYLIGVMFAYWHLSKMIKTPGAPMAQRHADDLFFYCTLGVILGGRLGYAAFYTGGDTGIPSAFTDFSGDGFVSWKLLRMWDGGMSFHGGVLGVLAAIGWVAVRGKLSFLRLCDFIAVNVPMGMLLGRLANFNNGELWGRATDVPWGMIFPDGRAGDVVRHPSQLYQASLEGLLLLVILLVLFWKTKARYRPGLLVGIFTLGMGIARFVNEFFREPDAQLKSLVTETGLSMGQWLSIPLILTGLIVTIYAVTRKPVGTGTTAPA; encoded by the coding sequence GTGCTGTCACTACTTGCTGCAAGCGGCAACCTAGCGGACCCAATTTATTGGTCCGATCTTGGCCTCAGCCCTTATCTTTTTGAGATCGGCAGCTTCCAGCTGAGATATTATTCACTCGCCTATTTGATCGGGGTGATGTTCGCCTATTGGCATCTGAGTAAGATGATCAAAACACCCGGTGCGCCCATGGCACAACGGCATGCGGATGACCTTTTCTTCTACTGCACATTGGGCGTTATTTTGGGCGGGCGCCTTGGCTATGCTGCATTCTACACCGGCGGCGACACAGGCATCCCCAGCGCGTTCACCGATTTCTCCGGCGATGGTTTCGTCAGTTGGAAATTGCTCCGCATGTGGGATGGCGGAATGTCATTCCATGGCGGCGTATTAGGCGTTTTGGCGGCAATCGGCTGGGTGGCGGTGCGCGGAAAGCTGTCGTTCCTAAGGCTGTGTGACTTTATCGCGGTGAATGTGCCGATGGGCATGTTGCTTGGCCGACTTGCAAACTTTAACAACGGTGAGTTGTGGGGCCGTGCAACCGATGTGCCGTGGGGGATGATTTTCCCTGATGGCCGCGCCGGCGATGTCGTGCGCCATCCAAGCCAGCTGTATCAAGCAAGCCTAGAAGGATTGTTGCTGTTGGTGATCCTGCTCGTGCTTTTCTGGAAGACCAAGGCGCGCTATCGCCCCGGTCTTCTGGTTGGGATTTTCACGCTTGGCATGGGGATCGCACGATTTGTTAACGAATTTTTCCGCGAACCTGATGCACAACTGAAAAGCCTGGTGACGGAAACCGGACTTTCGATGGGACAATGGCTATCAATACCGCTGATCTTGACTGGATTGATTGTCACGATTTACGCCGTGACGAGGAAACCCGTGGGGACGGGGACAACAGCCCCGGCCTAG
- a CDS encoding class I SAM-dependent methyltransferase, whose translation MAINTADLDWIDCHDLRRDEETRGDGDNSPGLGTITLRPARCTVLTLIDGDGTRSTVPDDDVLPRETSNSKARSQKKAVEKAAAQEAAKTLEEAAKAKAAAEAKALAEAKAQAEADARAKAEADAKAEAEAEKKAKAEERARLAAQAAAKAKAEAEAKALAKAEAEERAREEAEARKAAETRAKAKAAAEAKAAAEAAAKAKAIEEARIAAEAAAKAKKAAEAKAKKEAEANAKREAEEKAKEEAAKKLAEEKARNAAEAKAKKEAEAKARAEAEAKKAAEEKAKKEALAAAKAAEKKAKEAAEAKAAAEAKALAEEKAEAEAKAKAEAKAKAAAQKAEQKKAKEAKEKAAALAAAAAEAAKKAEQAEAEEKAELELAQQAEQEADALKDAIGKAKDLGKTFRRLIRETGPISLAHYMAESNARYYTSRDPLGEEGDFITAPEVSQMFGELIGLWFADLWVRMGARKRIHYVELGPGRGTLASDALRTAARYEFDPQIHFVETSRALRKIQCEAFPDAVHHDDLSTLPTDAPLLIVGNEFFDALPIHQLVRSANGWHERMIGLDGDELAFVAGDKPMDTIVPKSWKSASQGTMIETSAAASAVMGEIAQRLKDQGGAALIIDYGSFELRAGSTLQAIRAHEKVDPLAHPGEADLTAHVDFELLKDVAVSHGADVMGVQMQGDWLRQMGIDTRYEALQRKNPAEVDKLKRQYDRLVEDGQMGLLFKVLGVCGRRWPNGVGFD comes from the coding sequence ATGGCTATCAATACCGCTGATCTTGACTGGATTGATTGTCACGATTTACGCCGTGACGAGGAAACCCGTGGGGACGGGGACAACAGCCCCGGCCTAGGCACAATCACGCTGCGCCCTGCGCGCTGCACGGTTTTAACATTGATCGACGGCGACGGGACCAGATCCACGGTCCCGGATGACGACGTGTTGCCGCGCGAAACGTCGAACAGCAAAGCGCGATCCCAGAAAAAGGCTGTCGAGAAGGCCGCCGCCCAAGAAGCCGCGAAGACTTTAGAGGAGGCTGCAAAAGCCAAAGCTGCAGCCGAGGCCAAGGCACTCGCAGAAGCAAAAGCACAGGCTGAAGCCGACGCGCGCGCCAAAGCAGAGGCGGATGCAAAAGCCGAAGCCGAAGCCGAAAAGAAAGCAAAGGCCGAAGAAAGGGCCCGTCTTGCCGCCCAAGCTGCGGCCAAAGCAAAGGCCGAGGCCGAAGCGAAAGCATTGGCCAAAGCGGAAGCCGAGGAACGCGCCCGCGAAGAGGCTGAGGCCCGCAAGGCCGCCGAGACACGCGCAAAGGCGAAAGCAGCTGCCGAAGCCAAAGCCGCAGCGGAAGCCGCCGCCAAAGCGAAAGCCATAGAAGAGGCGCGGATTGCGGCCGAAGCGGCAGCGAAGGCCAAGAAAGCAGCCGAAGCCAAGGCTAAGAAAGAGGCCGAAGCAAACGCGAAACGCGAGGCGGAAGAAAAAGCCAAAGAAGAAGCGGCAAAGAAACTGGCCGAGGAAAAGGCCCGCAATGCAGCAGAAGCCAAGGCCAAGAAGGAGGCAGAGGCGAAAGCGCGCGCAGAAGCGGAAGCCAAGAAAGCTGCAGAAGAAAAGGCGAAGAAAGAAGCCTTAGCCGCGGCCAAAGCCGCCGAGAAAAAGGCCAAAGAAGCAGCCGAAGCCAAAGCCGCGGCTGAAGCCAAAGCGTTGGCGGAGGAAAAAGCTGAGGCAGAGGCGAAAGCCAAAGCCGAGGCCAAGGCAAAAGCGGCCGCCCAAAAGGCCGAACAGAAAAAGGCGAAAGAAGCCAAAGAAAAAGCCGCTGCGTTGGCCGCTGCTGCGGCGGAAGCCGCCAAGAAAGCGGAGCAGGCCGAAGCGGAAGAAAAAGCAGAGCTGGAATTAGCGCAACAAGCAGAACAAGAAGCCGACGCTCTAAAAGACGCCATCGGGAAAGCCAAAGATCTTGGCAAAACGTTCCGTCGGCTTATCCGCGAAACCGGCCCGATCAGTCTCGCCCACTATATGGCAGAGAGCAACGCGCGTTATTACACCAGTCGGGATCCCTTGGGAGAGGAAGGCGATTTCATCACCGCGCCCGAAGTTAGCCAGATGTTTGGTGAGCTTATCGGTCTTTGGTTTGCCGATCTATGGGTTCGGATGGGTGCGCGCAAACGGATCCATTATGTCGAACTTGGCCCTGGACGCGGTACATTGGCCAGCGACGCATTGCGCACCGCCGCGAGATATGAATTTGATCCGCAAATCCACTTTGTCGAAACATCGCGGGCCCTGCGAAAAATCCAATGCGAAGCGTTTCCCGATGCGGTCCATCACGATGATCTTTCGACTTTGCCGACCGATGCACCGTTGCTGATCGTCGGGAATGAGTTCTTCGATGCATTGCCGATCCATCAACTCGTGCGATCGGCCAATGGCTGGCACGAACGGATGATCGGGCTTGACGGTGATGAATTGGCCTTTGTGGCCGGTGACAAACCAATGGACACAATCGTCCCGAAAAGTTGGAAAAGCGCATCCCAAGGCACCATGATCGAAACCAGCGCCGCCGCCAGCGCTGTGATGGGCGAAATCGCTCAGCGTTTGAAAGACCAGGGCGGCGCCGCGTTGATCATTGATTATGGGTCGTTCGAATTGCGCGCCGGGTCCACACTTCAGGCGATCCGTGCGCATGAAAAGGTCGATCCCTTGGCCCATCCCGGTGAGGCGGATTTGACGGCACATGTCGATTTTGAACTGCTCAAAGATGTCGCCGTAAGCCATGGTGCCGATGTGATGGGCGTCCAAATGCAGGGCGATTGGCTTAGACAGATGGGTATCGATACGCGGTACGAAGCGCTCCAGCGCAAAAACCCAGCCGAGGTGGACAAGTTGAAGCGGCAATATGATCGCTTGGTTGAAGATGGCCAGATGGGATTGCTGTTCAAAGTGTTGGGCGTGTGTGGCCGACGGTGGCCAAATGGTGTTGGTTTCGATTGA
- a CDS encoding DUF2147 domain-containing protein — translation MFARIVLGFFTALAAFMITATPAVAADAISGRWITEDRDAVVEIKPCGNTTCGTIARFLITPPDGQDQRDIYNPDDSLKNRRLLGLPILTEFREDDDLWRGRIYDPNTGKTYRSVIRRTGPNTLEVRGCIGPFCQAQTWRRAR, via the coding sequence ATGTTCGCGCGGATAGTTTTGGGCTTTTTTACCGCGTTGGCGGCGTTCATGATAACCGCGACACCGGCTGTCGCTGCGGACGCAATTTCTGGTCGTTGGATCACCGAAGATCGCGATGCGGTTGTTGAAATCAAACCGTGCGGCAACACCACCTGCGGCACGATTGCCCGTTTCCTTATCACGCCGCCCGATGGCCAGGATCAGCGCGATATCTACAATCCCGATGACAGCTTGAAAAATCGACGCTTGCTAGGCTTGCCCATACTGACCGAATTCCGCGAAGATGACGATTTGTGGCGCGGGCGGATTTATGATCCCAATACGGGCAAAACGTATCGTTCGGTGATCCGCCGTACCGGGCCCAATACGCTTGAAGTGCGTGGATGCATCGGCCCATTCTGTCAGGCGCAAACGTGGCGCCGCGCCCGCTAA
- a CDS encoding glycine betaine ABC transporter substrate-binding protein, whose protein sequence is MNEIFVILLGLGDKFAAHIVLAASAIALGILVALPLAVWASRSANVSRIALGFASLVQTIPALALLALFFPILLSLRSVFGEDLPTLGFLPALLALALYALLPILRNAVTAQSNLDPGVLEAADGVGMTSWQKLTMVEAPLSAPFIMAGIRTASVWTIGAATLSTTIGQPSLGDPIFAGLQTQNWALVVAGCIASAGLALVADALLGLVERGFANRKRWQSGLGMAAVAVGVIAALVYQSDGDDDDAIVIASKQFSEQYILAQLIGSQLEKAGYSVEYRDGLGSAVVHSAVASSSIDISVDYTGTIWTNELERTDNPGREEMYDTIVKWEQETTGVRVLGRLGFENAYAFAMRGDRAAELGVTSLEELVPFGPGLTVGGDPEFFERPEWIAVRDAYGMRFGETRNFSPTFMYNALKSGEADVISAYTSDGRIAADRLVVLEDPRGALPSYDAMVMMSPRVANDEGVARALQPLIGAISVEAMREANFAVDREGEGKLNPKEAARELAETIGID, encoded by the coding sequence ATGAACGAAATTTTTGTTATCCTGTTGGGCCTTGGCGACAAATTCGCGGCGCATATCGTGCTCGCAGCCAGCGCGATCGCATTGGGCATTCTTGTGGCGCTGCCCTTGGCGGTTTGGGCCAGCCGTTCGGCCAACGTCTCTCGCATTGCATTGGGCTTTGCCAGTTTGGTGCAAACCATCCCGGCATTGGCGCTCTTGGCGTTGTTTTTCCCGATCCTATTGTCGTTGCGGAGCGTTTTCGGCGAAGATTTGCCGACGCTTGGATTTTTGCCCGCTCTGCTGGCGCTGGCACTCTACGCTTTGTTACCGATCCTGAGAAACGCGGTCACTGCGCAATCCAATCTTGATCCCGGCGTCTTGGAAGCCGCCGACGGAGTGGGGATGACCAGTTGGCAAAAATTGACCATGGTCGAAGCCCCTTTGTCCGCACCGTTCATTATGGCCGGCATCCGCACCGCCAGCGTTTGGACCATTGGCGCTGCAACGCTTTCAACCACGATCGGTCAACCCAGTTTGGGCGACCCGATCTTTGCCGGATTGCAGACGCAAAACTGGGCCCTGGTTGTTGCCGGCTGTATAGCCAGCGCGGGGCTTGCTTTGGTCGCGGATGCTCTGCTTGGATTGGTTGAACGCGGTTTTGCCAATCGCAAACGCTGGCAATCCGGTCTGGGGATGGCGGCGGTTGCCGTCGGGGTGATCGCCGCGCTGGTGTATCAATCGGACGGCGATGATGACGACGCAATCGTGATCGCATCAAAGCAATTTTCGGAACAATACATCCTTGCCCAATTGATCGGGTCGCAATTGGAAAAGGCCGGGTATTCAGTTGAATATCGGGACGGTCTGGGTTCCGCTGTCGTGCACAGCGCAGTTGCATCCTCCAGCATCGACATTTCGGTCGATTACACCGGGACGATCTGGACCAATGAGTTGGAACGCACGGACAATCCCGGCCGCGAAGAAATGTACGACACCATCGTCAAATGGGAACAAGAAACGACCGGTGTGCGGGTCTTGGGGCGGTTGGGATTTGAGAATGCCTATGCGTTCGCCATGCGCGGCGACCGTGCGGCAGAATTGGGCGTGACCTCTTTGGAAGAATTGGTGCCGTTCGGGCCAGGTTTGACCGTCGGCGGCGATCCCGAATTTTTCGAGAGGCCCGAATGGATTGCGGTGCGCGATGCCTATGGTATGCGCTTTGGCGAAACCCGCAATTTCTCACCAACCTTTATGTACAACGCTCTGAAATCTGGCGAAGCCGACGTGATCAGCGCGTATACATCGGACGGTCGCATCGCTGCGGACAGGTTGGTCGTGTTGGAAGATCCACGCGGCGCTTTACCCAGCTATGATGCGATGGTGATGATGTCGCCGCGAGTCGCAAATGACGAAGGGGTGGCGCGCGCGCTCCAACCGTTGATCGGTGCGATCAGCGTCGAAGCCATGCGAGAAGCCAACTTTGCCGTCGACCGCGAAGGCGAAGGCAAACTTAACCCCAAGGAAGCAGCGCGGGAGCTCGCCGAAACAATTGGGATCGATTGA
- a CDS encoding ATP-binding cassette domain-containing protein: MAVGGVSCTIDKGSFVALVGSSGSGKSTLLKMVNTLVTPTGGRVLFGADDVTGLKQSQLRRRVGYVFQGIGLFPHFTVGENIAIGPRLTGEKLPKDRIAELLDLVELEPEMADRMPDELSGGQRQRVGVARALAGDPELLIMDEPFGALDPITRDALGKKVRELHDTLGLTTIMVTHDMAEALLLADRVLVMSFGDLVADHTPRELLSGDGGEIAQSLVSVPRQQAERLAAMEKLTPAIASQGGTA, from the coding sequence GTGGCCGTTGGCGGGGTGTCATGCACGATAGATAAAGGCAGCTTTGTCGCCTTGGTCGGATCGTCGGGATCGGGCAAATCAACCTTGCTCAAAATGGTCAACACGCTCGTCACGCCTACTGGGGGCCGCGTTCTTTTTGGCGCGGACGATGTGACCGGATTAAAACAATCACAATTGCGCCGCCGGGTTGGTTATGTGTTTCAAGGGATCGGATTGTTCCCGCATTTCACCGTCGGCGAAAACATCGCCATAGGACCGCGCCTGACCGGGGAGAAACTGCCCAAAGATCGGATCGCAGAATTGCTAGATCTGGTCGAACTTGAACCGGAAATGGCCGATCGGATGCCGGATGAATTGTCCGGCGGACAACGTCAAAGGGTGGGCGTCGCCCGGGCATTGGCAGGCGACCCCGAACTGTTGATCATGGACGAACCTTTCGGCGCGTTGGACCCGATCACGCGCGATGCCTTGGGCAAAAAGGTGCGTGAGCTGCACGACACTTTGGGCCTAACCACGATCATGGTGACGCACGACATGGCAGAGGCTTTGTTGCTTGCCGATCGCGTTTTGGTGATGTCCTTTGGCGACTTGGTTGCTGATCATACTCCGCGCGAATTGCTTTCGGGCGACGGTGGAGAGATTGCTCAAAGCCTCGTCTCTGTACCCCGACAACAGGCCGAGAGATTGGCCGCGATGGAGAAATTGACTCCAGCCATCGCGTCACAAGGTGGAACGGCATGA
- a CDS encoding PAS domain-containing protein: MAHSTSLERDARSDLLSFSEPESKPIGNAASPNSLSEDKRLTVLASFDAEALAGDEELARLTRFAAQLCGGGSPTVSASVSLVEAERQRFIVGSGMTKKQTPRSTSLCSHAMLGRDLFEVLDASKDDTFANFELVRGDAHLRYYVGAPLISGEGASLGALCVTDTVPRTTPLNDLQREGLSVLAESVMRRLNAHREANTAGAELKESAQRLQFMLDSVPDIAWSAAHGPQFDYFNARFTEVTGLPARESVDDWREVIHPEDFEASLVKFQTAMSTASFFEDEWRLRQTDGTYRWVISRAVPSTDDPETARWFGTLTDIHDRYRISQERELLAGELAHRIKNVFSVITGLVSLHARGDATLEPFARTLADNIQALSRAQSFALQVDAETDGELKDLLGVLMAPYGVPGESAVSITGDSVQTGARAATPLALVFHELATNSAKYGALSVAEGNVAITVSHSDGTVQIGWTETGGPHAQEPLDTGFGSRLVKMSIEHQLGGTITRDWQTGGLNAIITVPGARLEL; the protein is encoded by the coding sequence ATGGCACATTCAACGTCTCTGGAGCGCGATGCAAGGAGCGATCTGCTGAGTTTTAGTGAGCCTGAATCCAAGCCAATCGGCAATGCCGCTTCGCCCAATTCCTTAAGCGAAGATAAGCGCTTAACCGTGCTCGCCAGCTTCGATGCCGAAGCGTTGGCAGGAGACGAAGAACTCGCTCGCCTCACTCGATTTGCGGCGCAATTGTGCGGCGGAGGAAGCCCCACCGTTAGCGCTTCGGTCAGCTTGGTCGAGGCCGAGCGACAACGTTTTATCGTCGGTTCCGGCATGACGAAAAAACAAACCCCGCGCTCAACCAGCCTTTGTTCGCATGCAATGCTAGGGCGCGACCTTTTCGAAGTGTTGGACGCATCCAAAGACGACACCTTTGCCAATTTCGAACTCGTTCGCGGCGATGCACATTTGCGATACTATGTCGGCGCGCCGTTGATTTCAGGAGAGGGTGCATCCTTGGGCGCCCTATGCGTTACCGATACCGTGCCACGGACCACGCCGCTCAACGATCTGCAACGCGAAGGTCTGTCCGTGTTGGCCGAATCCGTGATGCGCAGGCTAAATGCGCATCGCGAAGCCAACACCGCAGGGGCCGAGCTCAAAGAAAGCGCGCAACGGCTGCAATTCATGCTGGACAGCGTGCCCGACATTGCATGGTCGGCCGCACACGGCCCACAATTCGACTATTTCAACGCCCGGTTCACCGAAGTTACCGGATTGCCTGCACGCGAAAGCGTGGATGATTGGCGCGAGGTCATCCACCCTGAGGATTTCGAAGCCTCGCTCGTCAAGTTTCAAACCGCGATGTCCACAGCGAGCTTTTTCGAAGACGAATGGCGTTTACGCCAAACCGATGGAACCTATCGCTGGGTGATATCGCGCGCGGTTCCATCAACCGACGATCCCGAAACGGCGCGCTGGTTTGGGACATTGACCGATATTCACGATCGGTATCGCATTTCACAAGAACGTGAATTGCTGGCCGGGGAATTGGCGCATCGGATCAAAAATGTTTTCTCCGTCATCACCGGCCTTGTCTCTTTGCATGCGCGCGGGGACGCGACCCTTGAACCGTTTGCCCGAACGTTGGCCGACAACATTCAGGCCTTGTCGCGGGCTCAGAGTTTCGCCCTACAAGTGGATGCCGAAACGGATGGCGAATTGAAGGACCTTTTGGGGGTCTTGATGGCTCCCTACGGCGTGCCCGGCGAAAGCGCGGTGAGCATCACCGGCGATAGCGTCCAAACCGGCGCCCGTGCGGCGACACCACTGGCTTTAGTGTTTCATGAATTGGCGACCAATTCGGCAAAATACGGAGCGTTGAGTGTCGCCGAGGGGAACGTCGCAATCACCGTGAGTCATTCCGACGGTACCGTTCAAATCGGTTGGACAGAGACCGGCGGACCGCATGCGCAAGAGCCACTAGATACCGGGTTCGGATCACGTTTGGTCAAAATGTCGATTGAACATCAATTGGGTGGGACAATAACCCGCGATTGGCAGACCGGCGGATTGAACGCGATCATCACGGTGCCGGGCGCTCGGCTCGAATTGTAA
- a CDS encoding acyl-CoA dehydrogenase family protein: protein MRATPDFDFQLGESAAMIRESVGRFSDEQIMPLADRIDREDYFPRAELWRQMGELGLHGITVDEADGGLGLGYLEHVIAVEEVSRASASLGLSYGAHSNLCINQIRRWGNDDQKAKYLPGLINGDHVGSLAMSEVSAGSDVVSMKLKAEAVQGGYVLNGTKFWITNAPEADTLVVYAKTDGHAGSRGITAFLIEKDDAGFSIGQKIEKVGMKGSPTAELVFDDCHIPEDRIMGPLNGGVGVLMSGLDYERVVLAGLQLGIMQACLDTVIPYLRERKQFGKPIGSFQLMQAKVADMYVALQSARAYTYAVAKACDAGETTRFDAAGVILLSSENAFKVAAESVQALGGAGYTLDWPVERYMRDAKLLDIGAGTNEIRRMLIGRELIGAAG from the coding sequence ATGCGCGCTACCCCCGATTTTGATTTCCAACTTGGCGAAAGTGCCGCGATGATCCGTGAAAGCGTGGGCCGCTTTTCGGATGAGCAGATTATGCCGTTGGCCGACCGGATCGACCGCGAGGATTATTTCCCTCGCGCCGAATTGTGGCGTCAAATGGGCGAGCTGGGCCTGCATGGTATCACGGTCGATGAGGCGGATGGCGGCTTGGGCCTTGGATATTTGGAACACGTCATCGCGGTCGAAGAAGTCAGCCGCGCCAGCGCATCCTTGGGCTTGTCTTACGGCGCCCATTCCAATTTGTGCATCAATCAAATCCGCCGATGGGGCAATGACGATCAAAAGGCGAAATACCTGCCCGGCTTGATCAATGGTGACCATGTCGGCTCACTCGCGATGAGCGAGGTTTCCGCCGGTTCTGATGTGGTTTCAATGAAGCTTAAGGCGGAGGCGGTTCAGGGCGGATATGTTCTGAATGGCACGAAATTTTGGATCACCAACGCACCCGAAGCCGACACACTGGTCGTCTATGCCAAGACCGACGGCCACGCCGGCAGCCGCGGGATCACCGCGTTCTTGATCGAAAAAGATGATGCAGGGTTTTCGATTGGCCAGAAGATCGAAAAGGTCGGGATGAAGGGCTCTCCCACGGCGGAATTGGTGTTTGATGATTGCCATATTCCCGAAGACCGCATCATGGGCCCTTTGAACGGCGGCGTCGGTGTTTTGATGAGTGGTCTTGACTATGAACGGGTCGTGCTGGCCGGCTTGCAGCTGGGTATTATGCAGGCGTGTTTGGACACGGTCATCCCGTATCTGCGCGAGCGCAAGCAGTTCGGTAAGCCCATTGGTAGCTTCCAATTGATGCAAGCCAAAGTCGCCGACATGTATGTCGCACTGCAATCGGCCCGTGCTTACACCTATGCCGTCGCCAAAGCATGCGATGCGGGCGAGACAACGCGGTTTGACGCAGCGGGCGTTATCCTCTTGTCGAGCGAGAATGCGTTTAAGGTCGCGGCCGAAAGTGTTCAGGCGCTGGGCGGGGCGGGCTACACGCTGGATTGGCCGGTTGAACGGTATATGCGCGACGCCAAGTTGCTCGACATCGGGGCGGGTACGAATGAGATCCGCCGCATGTTGATAGGGCGCGAATTGATCGGAGCGGCTGGGTGA
- a CDS encoding DUF1330 domain-containing protein, with translation MISRMTIHDRAQYDKYEERFMDIFEKFEGKMLSVDEEPQVIGGEWNATRSVLIEFPDKPKLFAWLLSPEYKEIGKYRDAGSTAESMIVKGLEG, from the coding sequence ATGATTTCTCGAATGACCATTCACGACCGCGCGCAATACGACAAATACGAAGAGCGCTTCATGGACATCTTCGAAAAATTCGAAGGGAAAATGTTGAGCGTTGACGAAGAGCCGCAAGTGATCGGCGGAGAATGGAACGCGACCCGGTCGGTCCTAATTGAGTTTCCTGATAAGCCCAAATTGTTCGCATGGCTGCTTTCACCGGAATACAAAGAGATCGGCAAATATCGTGATGCGGGCAGCACCGCAGAATCGATGATTGTGAAGGGGCTGGAGGGGTGA
- a CDS encoding carboxyl transferase domain-containing protein → MTAPVLTTKLDRESPAAKASFAHNKTLAADLRSTVAQTALGGPERSRERHVSRGKLLPRERVERLLDPGSPFLEIGQLAANGMYEGDINAASIICGIGRVSGRQVMIVCNDATVKGGTYYPMTVKKHLRAQEIAQENRLPCIYLVDSGGANLPHQAEVFPDRDHFGRIFFNQANMSALGIPQIACVMGSCTAGGAYVPAMSDETVIVRNQGTIFLAGPPLVKAATGEEITAEDLGGGDLHAKKSGVVDHLAENDEHALTIVRDIVSQLGANTAAAKDVALKDPRPPKFDAEDLYSIIPDDVRAPYDVKEVIARLVDGSEFHEFKAHYGSTLVCGFAHIWGMPVAILANNGVLFSESAQKGAHFIELACQRRIPLLFLQNISGFMVGGKYEAEGIAKHGAKLVTAVATASVPKITVVIGGSFGAGNYGMAGRAYSPRFLFTWPNARISVMGGEQAASVLATVHRDADKWTDEEAEEFKAPIRQKYEDEGNPYYATARLWDDGVIDPVQTRDVLGLAFAATLEAPIAERPSFGVFRM, encoded by the coding sequence ATGACCGCACCTGTTCTCACCACCAAACTTGACCGTGAAAGCCCGGCCGCCAAAGCCAGCTTTGCTCACAACAAGACGCTCGCCGCCGATCTACGATCGACTGTCGCGCAGACGGCTCTCGGCGGTCCAGAGCGGTCGCGAGAGCGACACGTTTCGCGTGGCAAGCTGCTTCCGCGCGAGCGGGTTGAGCGCCTCCTCGATCCCGGCTCGCCATTTCTCGAAATTGGCCAACTTGCCGCCAATGGCATGTACGAAGGTGACATCAACGCCGCCTCCATCATCTGCGGGATCGGGCGCGTGTCGGGCCGTCAGGTGATGATCGTGTGCAACGACGCCACCGTTAAAGGCGGCACATATTATCCAATGACGGTGAAGAAACACCTGCGTGCGCAAGAAATCGCTCAGGAAAACCGCTTGCCGTGCATCTATTTGGTGGACAGCGGCGGCGCGAACCTCCCGCATCAGGCGGAAGTGTTCCCCGACCGCGATCACTTTGGCCGCATCTTCTTTAACCAAGCGAATATGTCCGCACTCGGCATCCCGCAAATCGCCTGCGTCATGGGCAGCTGCACGGCGGGCGGCGCTTATGTGCCTGCTATGTCGGATGAGACCGTGATTGTTCGCAACCAAGGGACAATCTTCCTTGCCGGACCGCCATTGGTGAAGGCCGCGACGGGCGAAGAAATCACTGCAGAAGACCTTGGCGGCGGCGATTTGCACGCCAAGAAATCGGGCGTGGTCGATCACTTGGCAGAGAATGACGAACACGCGCTGACCATCGTGCGCGATATCGTGAGCCAGTTGGGCGCGAACACGGCCGCGGCAAAGGACGTTGCGCTGAAAGATCCGCGCCCGCCGAAATTCGACGCCGAGGACCTCTATTCCATCATACCCGACGATGTGCGCGCGCCCTATGATGTAAAAGAGGTGATCGCGCGGCTGGTCGATGGCAGTGAGTTTCATGAGTTCAAAGCGCATTACGGATCAACACTGGTGTGCGGTTTTGCGCATATCTGGGGCATGCCGGTCGCGATTTTGGCGAACAACGGCGTGCTATTTTCGGAGTCGGCACAAAAGGGCGCGCATTTCATAGAACTCGCTTGCCAGCGGCGCATCCCGCTATTGTTCCTGCAGAATATCAGCGGCTTTATGGTCGGCGGCAAATACGAAGCTGAAGGTATCGCCAAACATGGCGCGAAACTGGTCACTGCGGTTGCCACCGCCAGCGTGCCCAAGATAACCGTGGTGATCGGCGGCAGCTTTGGCGCAGGCAATTACGGCATGGCTGGCCGGGCGTATTCCCCGCGCTTCCTGTTCACATGGCCCAATGCGCGGATTTCGGTTATGGGCGGCGAACAAGCAGCCAGCGTTCTGGCAACCGTGCACCGTGACGCGGACAAATGGACCGATGAAGAAGCCGAGGAATTCAAAGCGCCGATCCGCCAGAAATATGAGGACGAAGGCAACCCATACTATGCCACCGCGCGGCTTTGGGATGACGGCGTGATCGACCCGGTTCAGACGCGCGATGTGCTGGGGCTGGCCTTTGCAGCAACGCTCGAGGCCCCGATTGCAGAGCGGCCCAGCTTCGGCGTGTTTAGGATGTGA